A region of the Mesoterricola sediminis genome:
TACCGCAAGAAGCTGCCCAAGTGAAGCGTCCGCAAAGTTGCCTGAATCATCCGAGGGGAGCGGCCGCTGCCCTTCCATCGGGGGCATAGCCCCCTATGGCGTCGGGAAGGCAGTGCCTTCTCGACTGTCGCCCCCTGGGGGCTCCATGAAAACCGGCCCCGCAAGGGGCCGGTTGAACGAAGGCTGCGCTCGCAGCCGGAGGAGGATCGCGCCGGCAGCGTGAGGGATTCGGAACCGGCTAGCGGAATTGGCTGAAATGAGGCTCCTTGAATGTGGCGGTGTTACAGCACCGTACCCCACATTCAAGGAGGTTCATCATGAGCCACAACCCCGTATTGTCGCGACTCGAGTCCGATCTTAGGATGGCCGGGCGTGCCAAAGGAACCATCCAGCAATATCTGGCCTCCATCCGGCGGTTCCAGGAGATGGTCGGCAAGTCGGCCGACCGTGCCTCCCAGGCGGAAATCCGCCGCTGGGTGGAGCACCTCCAGGCCCAGCCCATCGGCCCGGAACGCCTGCTATGCCACTACTCGGCGCTGGCCTTCCTATTCCGGAAAACCCTGGGCCAGCCCGACAAGGTGGCCTTCATCTCCATGCCCAGGAAGGATGCCCCGCTGCCCACCATCCTGACCGCGGCCGAGGTGGGCCGGGTGCTCAAGTCCTTCACTGTGGCCAAGTACAGCGTGTTCTTCGCCCTGATCTACGCCACGGGCCTCCGGATCAGCGAGGCCATCGGCCTGGAGACCCAGGACATCGATGCCCTGCGGGGGGTGATCCACGTCCGACATGCCAAGGGTGGGGGCCAGCGCCTAGTCATGCTCCGCTCCGTCCTGCTGGATATGCTCCGGGAATATTGGAAGTACGAGCGCCCCACGCCACCCCTGCTGTTCTCAACCCGCTTCGGACGTCCCCTCTGCCCGGAGACGGCCCGTCGCGCCCTCCTGTGCGCCTCGGCGGCCTCGGGCATCGGGAAGGTGGTCACGCCCCACATGCTCCGGCACAGCTTCGCCACCTCCCTCCTGGAGAACCGCACGGACCTGAGGACCATCCAGGTCCTGCTCGGCCACAAGTCCATCAAGTCCACCCAGATCTACACCCAGGTCTCGGCCAGCCAGATCGCTGCCGTCCGGAGTCCCTTGGAGGACCTGGTCCCGTAGGCGGTGGCCTACTCCCGACCCCGGTTCGACATTGCGGATATCGTCAGGCGCCATCTCCCTGAACTGGAGGCGGACGCATCCCTGGGTCATCGCCAGACGAAGGTCCTCCGGGCCATCAGCCGCTGCCGCACGGCCGCCATGGGCGGTCATGTGGACGTCTGCCCGGACTGCGGCCGGGAGCACCCCAGCTACAACTCCTGCGGCAACCGGCATTGCCCGAAATGCCAGAACCTGGCCCAGGAGAAGTGGATCGAGGCCCGGGCCAGGCGGCTCCTGGCGGCAGCGCACTTCCATCTGGTGTTCACCGAGCCGTCCGAACTGCGCCCGATCGCCATGAGCCACGCGCGCCTGCTCCACGGGATCCTGTTCCAGGCGGCCAGCGCCACGCTCCTGGAACTGGGGCACACCCACCTGGAAGCCACCCTGGGGGTGACGTTCGTGCTCCACACCTG
Encoded here:
- a CDS encoding tyrosine-type recombinase/integrase is translated as MSHNPVLSRLESDLRMAGRAKGTIQQYLASIRRFQEMVGKSADRASQAEIRRWVEHLQAQPIGPERLLCHYSALAFLFRKTLGQPDKVAFISMPRKDAPLPTILTAAEVGRVLKSFTVAKYSVFFALIYATGLRISEAIGLETQDIDALRGVIHVRHAKGGGQRLVMLRSVLLDMLREYWKYERPTPPLLFSTRFGRPLCPETARRALLCASAASGIGKVVTPHMLRHSFATSLLENRTDLRTIQVLLGHKSIKSTQIYTQVSASQIAAVRSPLEDLVP